The following are from one region of the Candidatus Hydrogenedentota bacterium genome:
- a CDS encoding NAD(P)-dependent oxidoreductase, protein MEPVHARDVGLVGLGLVGRAMAKRLIEAGHRVHGYDIAEEARVRARDLGVRVVEDARVVAQTTKLILLSLMTSDDRKALCWGGQSFASSLQRDTLILDTTTGRPEDIREDHDRLAAQGVKLVDVCLSGSSQVIAEGRALALIGDREADATYADIVSCFSKAQYYFNNPGQGNRVKLIVNLVFGLNRLVLAEALGLASHAGFDLNAILDILRAGETYSVAMDTKGPKMIAGEYAPAVAKLAQHAKDVRLILAYAKTVGAQVPVSEVHVGLIEELVRNGSGDLDNAAIFKAYCQ, encoded by the coding sequence ATGGAACCAGTTCATGCCAGAGACGTCGGTTTGGTCGGCCTGGGGTTGGTGGGCCGTGCAATGGCCAAGCGACTAATCGAGGCAGGTCATCGGGTGCATGGATACGATATCGCAGAGGAGGCGCGCGTCCGGGCGCGTGACCTGGGCGTGCGCGTAGTGGAAGATGCCCGGGTCGTTGCCCAGACTACGAAGCTGATTCTATTGAGCCTGATGACTTCCGATGACCGAAAAGCCCTATGCTGGGGCGGCCAGTCGTTCGCTTCTTCTCTGCAGAGGGATACCCTAATCCTGGACACCACCACGGGCAGACCCGAAGATATACGTGAAGACCACGACCGGCTAGCGGCTCAAGGCGTCAAGCTGGTCGATGTATGCCTGTCCGGCTCCAGCCAGGTCATCGCAGAGGGACGCGCCTTGGCCTTGATCGGCGACAGAGAGGCGGACGCAACGTACGCGGACATCGTGTCGTGCTTCTCCAAGGCTCAGTATTATTTCAATAATCCCGGTCAGGGCAATCGCGTGAAGTTAATTGTGAATCTTGTGTTCGGACTCAACAGGCTGGTCCTGGCTGAAGCTCTGGGACTCGCCTCGCACGCCGGATTCGACCTGAATGCTATTCTCGACATTCTTAGGGCGGGCGAAACCTACAGTGTCGCCATGGACACCAAGGGGCCTAAAATGATCGCCGGTGAATACGCTCCCGCCGTGGCCAAGCTAGCCCAGCACGCGAAAGATGTCCGGCTCATCCTTGCTTATGCGAAAACCGTGGGGGCTCAAGTCCCTGTGTCCGAAGTCCATGTGGGTCTCATTGAAGAATTGGTGCGAAATGGGTCTGGCGACCTGGACAACGCCGCCATTTTTAAGGCGTATTGTCAGTAA
- a CDS encoding glutathione peroxidase, which translates to MLTWSRIAGVVGLAALCGCTSPGSSGAKVWTHTVKDINGQDVDLTKYQGKVALIVNVASKCGFTPQYTALEAIYQKYKDQEFVILGFPCNDFLWQEPATNEEIKTFCSSKYNVTFDMFAKISVRGGDTSPLYKDLVSKKINGPYGGAIKWNFTKFLVGRNGEVVARFGPSTTPDDPTVLRAIEAELEKKP; encoded by the coding sequence ATGCTAACGTGGTCTCGAATTGCAGGGGTCGTGGGATTGGCTGCGCTGTGCGGATGTACGTCGCCCGGTTCGTCCGGGGCTAAGGTGTGGACGCATACCGTCAAGGACATCAATGGCCAGGACGTTGACCTCACGAAATACCAAGGCAAGGTTGCGCTCATCGTTAACGTGGCCTCGAAGTGCGGGTTCACTCCGCAATACACAGCGCTTGAGGCCATCTACCAGAAATACAAGGACCAGGAATTTGTCATCCTCGGTTTCCCCTGCAACGACTTCCTATGGCAGGAACCCGCCACAAACGAGGAAATCAAGACCTTCTGCTCGTCGAAGTACAACGTCACCTTCGATATGTTTGCCAAGATCTCGGTGCGCGGCGGCGACACTTCTCCTCTATACAAGGACCTTGTGTCTAAGAAGATCAACGGACCCTACGGCGGGGCCATTAAATGGAACTTCACCAAGTTCCTTGTCGGTCGTAACGGCGAAGTGGTCGCACGGTTCGGCCCCTCCACAACACCGGACGATCCCACTGTGCTTCGCGCCATAGAAGCAGAGCTTGAGAAGAAGCCCTGA
- a CDS encoding PmoA family protein has protein sequence MLSLLRRTERGLILAACAGLLLCARSFAAPPMDVSFVKQTDHLDIRIGDRVVATYVFADPEIPRPYFCNVMTMNGTRVTRNHPPDPVANKDNDDHAGYHPGLWLAFGDINGNDFWRNKARVRHVSIQELPGDSPNTRRFSVVNRYESTETPGAAICEETCVYSIRAEEDAYFIVCESELRALDTDVAFGDQEEMGFGLRLNTPLTVKFGTGTIVNSAGGANEKGTWGKTAEWCAGIGRVDNGQVGAMLMPDPRNFRPSWFHSRDYGLIVANPFAKKAMTAPDDDQTPPDSTRVATGKTLRIGFGVCIFEHPASSSPGLTGFYDTYLESIGMGADSRN, from the coding sequence ATGTTGAGTCTCTTGCGCCGCACCGAGAGAGGACTGATTCTCGCCGCCTGTGCCGGATTGTTGCTTTGCGCACGTTCCTTCGCAGCACCGCCAATGGATGTCAGCTTCGTGAAGCAGACCGACCACCTCGATATACGAATCGGAGATCGCGTGGTCGCAACCTACGTCTTCGCGGACCCCGAGATTCCACGCCCGTATTTCTGCAACGTCATGACGATGAATGGGACACGGGTGACGCGAAATCACCCTCCCGATCCCGTGGCGAACAAGGACAATGACGATCATGCCGGCTACCATCCTGGCCTGTGGCTGGCCTTCGGCGACATCAACGGCAACGACTTCTGGCGAAACAAGGCGCGTGTCCGGCATGTGTCGATCCAGGAGCTGCCTGGCGATAGCCCCAATACACGCCGGTTCTCGGTCGTGAATCGCTACGAATCTACTGAGACTCCCGGCGCTGCGATATGCGAAGAAACCTGCGTGTATTCGATTCGCGCAGAAGAGGATGCCTATTTCATCGTGTGCGAAAGCGAATTGCGCGCACTGGACACCGATGTTGCGTTTGGGGATCAGGAGGAAATGGGCTTCGGACTGCGTCTAAACACGCCCCTCACGGTCAAATTCGGTACGGGGACAATCGTCAATAGTGCAGGAGGCGCAAACGAGAAGGGAACATGGGGCAAAACGGCGGAATGGTGTGCGGGGATAGGTCGTGTCGATAACGGTCAGGTAGGAGCCATGCTCATGCCCGATCCTCGTAACTTCCGTCCCTCATGGTTTCACTCCCGGGATTACGGGCTCATCGTCGCAAATCCATTTGCCAAGAAAGCCATGACTGCGCCGGACGATGACCAGACTCCACCGGACTCGACGCGCGTTGCTACTGGCAAAACCCTCCGAATCGGATTTGGCGTGTGCATCTTCGAGCATCCCGCGTCGAGCAGCCCCGGCCTGACCGGTTTCTATGACACCTATTTGGAAAGCATCGGTATGGGCGCGGACTCGCGCAATTGA
- a CDS encoding Gfo/Idh/MocA family oxidoreductase has protein sequence MNVTNRRTFLKASGAGLIAGAVFPGVSSVAKAAPSERVRHGIIGVGGQGRHHAKQFSSFADCEVVAISDVDPAQIQDAKSKVPDIAGATVHADFRALLEDPTIDSVSVVTPDHWHAPVSLAALLAGKHVYVEKPCAHNIHEAMALKTAAAKSGKCVQQGTQGRSGESLRQAVTLLRDGIIGKVRMAKAINHQLREPIGREPETDPPAGVNYDMWLGPAPVRPFTRNRWHYQWHWFWDYGCGDMGNDGIHQIDQARWGLGVGIPKAVSATGGQLFYQDDHETPDTQVVTFEYDNCYLLYEMRLWTDYKLEGHDNGVVFYGDKGTLEFGRGGCDVSLIGEEKKHLGPYADIRDHMRNFLDCVKSNNPAGLNGGIEEGAISTSLCHLGNIATRVGRRLRVDPVSWQCVDDADAAALYKREYRKGYELPIL, from the coding sequence ATGAACGTAACCAATCGCCGTACCTTCCTGAAAGCGTCCGGAGCGGGTCTGATCGCAGGCGCCGTTTTTCCCGGAGTCTCTAGTGTAGCCAAGGCGGCTCCAAGCGAGCGCGTGCGCCATGGGATCATCGGGGTAGGAGGGCAGGGAAGACACCACGCGAAGCAGTTTTCCTCGTTTGCGGATTGTGAGGTTGTGGCGATCAGTGATGTGGACCCGGCTCAGATCCAAGACGCGAAGTCCAAGGTTCCCGACATTGCCGGGGCAACGGTTCACGCGGACTTTCGGGCACTGCTCGAAGACCCGACCATCGATTCTGTCAGCGTCGTCACGCCCGATCACTGGCACGCTCCCGTGTCGCTGGCCGCACTACTTGCCGGTAAGCATGTATACGTGGAGAAACCGTGCGCACACAACATTCATGAGGCGATGGCGCTGAAAACGGCCGCGGCGAAATCAGGGAAATGCGTGCAACAGGGGACCCAGGGCCGTAGCGGCGAGAGTCTGCGGCAGGCGGTGACCCTGCTGCGGGATGGCATCATCGGCAAGGTCCGCATGGCGAAGGCCATCAACCACCAACTGAGAGAACCAATCGGACGCGAGCCAGAGACGGATCCTCCCGCTGGTGTCAATTACGACATGTGGCTTGGGCCGGCGCCGGTGCGCCCGTTCACAAGAAATCGCTGGCACTATCAGTGGCACTGGTTCTGGGACTACGGCTGCGGGGACATGGGCAACGACGGCATTCATCAGATCGACCAGGCCCGGTGGGGGCTGGGCGTAGGCATTCCAAAGGCTGTAAGCGCCACCGGCGGCCAACTCTTCTATCAGGACGACCACGAAACCCCGGACACTCAGGTGGTCACGTTCGAATACGACAACTGCTACCTCCTCTATGAAATGCGTTTGTGGACGGACTATAAGCTGGAGGGGCACGACAACGGCGTGGTGTTCTACGGGGACAAAGGGACGTTGGAGTTTGGCCGTGGCGGATGCGACGTGAGTCTCATAGGGGAAGAGAAGAAACACCTCGGTCCGTATGCTGATATCCGGGACCACATGCGCAATTTCCTCGATTGCGTGAAGTCGAACAACCCGGCGGGGTTGAACGGGGGAATCGAGGAGGGAGCGATCTCAACAAGTCTCTGTCATCTAGGGAACATTGCGACACGCGTTGGAAGACGACTTCGAGTCGATCCGGTGTCCTGGCAGTGCGTGGACGACGCCGATGCCGCCGCGCTCTACAAGCGCGAATACCGGAAAGGGTACGAGCTCCCCATACTCTAG
- a CDS encoding DJ-1/PfpI/YhbO family deglycase/protease: MDKVLLVIGDGAEVIDTMVPYYRLSEDFHVVVAAPERRIYHLVQHEHSPDWDITVEMPGYTFKSDAAFRDINPDDYLGLVLPGGRAPEFLRYDNDLIRIVRDFFAKQKPVATICHGIEILATADVIRGREVTTIPRCRFDVEVVGATYIEKPLVISDNLYCCRFKRECAAWMKAFTEELQRRSVAHAAQ; encoded by the coding sequence ATGGACAAGGTCCTTCTGGTCATCGGCGACGGCGCGGAAGTCATCGATACGATGGTGCCGTATTACCGGCTGAGCGAAGACTTCCACGTAGTCGTGGCAGCTCCGGAACGCCGTATCTATCATCTCGTCCAGCATGAGCACAGTCCGGATTGGGACATCACCGTCGAAATGCCGGGGTACACCTTCAAGTCCGATGCGGCGTTTCGCGACATCAATCCGGATGACTATCTTGGACTGGTCTTGCCTGGCGGCAGGGCACCAGAGTTTCTTCGCTATGACAACGATCTGATTCGCATTGTTCGAGACTTCTTTGCCAAGCAGAAGCCCGTAGCGACGATTTGCCACGGAATAGAAATCCTCGCTACAGCCGATGTGATTCGCGGTCGTGAGGTCACTACAATTCCCCGTTGCCGGTTCGACGTCGAAGTCGTGGGCGCAACGTATATCGAAAAGCCACTGGTAATCTCGGACAATCTGTATTGCTGCCGGTTCAAGCGCGAATGCGCCGCGTGGATGAAAGCGTTCACCGAAGAGCTACAGCGGCGCTCCGTGGCGCATGCGGCGCAGTAG